In Actinoplanes sp. NBC_00393, a single genomic region encodes these proteins:
- a CDS encoding alpha-ketoacid dehydrogenase subunit beta, which translates to MATETLTMGKALNRGLRRALEDDAKVVIMGEDVGKLGGVFRITDGLQKDFGENRVIDTPLAESGIIGTAVGLAIRGYRPVCEIQFDGFVYPAYDQIVSQVAKMHYRSQGRLTIPMVIRIPFGGGIGAVEHHSESPEAYFAHTAGLKVVACSSPQDAYTMIRQAIASDDPVVFFEPKRRYHEKGEVELDTPLSAAEPLHASRVVRPGTDATILAYGPMVRTAVEAAQAATEDGRNLEVIDLRTLSPLDLAPVFESVRRTGRAVVVHEAPGNLGLGAEIAARVTEECFYSLEAPVLRVTGYDTPYPAARVEEEYLPDLDRVLDAVDRAFGW; encoded by the coding sequence ATGGCCACCGAGACCCTGACCATGGGCAAGGCGCTCAACCGCGGCCTGCGCCGCGCCCTCGAGGACGACGCGAAGGTCGTCATCATGGGCGAGGACGTCGGCAAGCTGGGCGGCGTCTTCCGGATCACCGACGGCCTGCAGAAGGACTTCGGCGAGAACCGGGTGATCGACACGCCGCTCGCCGAGTCGGGCATCATCGGCACCGCGGTCGGCCTGGCCATCCGCGGATACCGGCCGGTCTGCGAGATCCAGTTCGACGGCTTCGTCTACCCCGCCTACGACCAGATCGTGTCGCAGGTCGCCAAGATGCACTACCGCTCGCAGGGCCGGCTGACGATCCCGATGGTCATCCGCATCCCGTTCGGCGGGGGCATCGGCGCGGTCGAGCACCACTCCGAGTCGCCCGAGGCCTACTTCGCGCACACCGCCGGCCTCAAGGTGGTGGCGTGCAGCTCGCCGCAGGACGCGTACACGATGATCCGGCAGGCGATCGCCTCGGACGACCCGGTCGTGTTCTTCGAACCGAAGCGGCGCTACCACGAGAAGGGCGAGGTCGAGCTGGACACGCCGCTGTCCGCGGCCGAGCCGCTGCACGCCAGCCGGGTGGTCCGGCCGGGCACGGACGCGACGATCCTGGCGTACGGGCCGATGGTCCGGACCGCCGTGGAAGCGGCTCAGGCGGCCACCGAGGACGGACGGAATCTGGAGGTCATCGACCTGCGGACGCTGTCGCCGCTGGATTTGGCGCCGGTCTTCGAGTCGGTCCGGCGTACCGGTCGGGCCGTGGTCGTGCACGAGGCGCCGGGCAACCTGGGCCTGGGCGCGGAGATCGCCGCGCGGGTGACCGAGGAGTGTTTCTACTCGCTCGAGGCGCCGGTGCTGCGGGTGACCGGTTACGACACGCCGTACCCGGCTGCCCGCGTCGAGGAGGAATACCTTCCTGATCTCGACCGGGTGCTGGACGCCGTCGACCGCGCCTTCGGCTGGTGA
- the pdhA gene encoding pyruvate dehydrogenase (acetyl-transferring) E1 component subunit alpha, which produces MAKGESGAGSDVPAGGFVQLLTPDGDHVDSVTTADGTTYSVDFTDEEYRGLYRDMVTVRRLDAEATALQRQGELGIWASLLGQEAAQVGSGRALRTQDMAFPTYREHGVLYCRGIDPIMPFGLFRGVDQGAWDPNEFKVNMYTIVIGAQTLHATGYAMGVNMDGRTGSDDGEAVIAYFGDGASSQGDVNEAFIWSAVFNAPLVFFCQNNQYAISEPLERQTRIPLYQRAAGFGFPGVRVDGNDVLASYAVTRHALDRARNGEGPTLVEAYTYRMGAHTTTDDPTRYRIASEVESWKAKDPIARLRAFLGKQTIADESFFAEVDAQANEVALNLRERVLEMPDPKPLSLFDNVYPNGSPHLEAQRDGMAKYLDSFEGSAH; this is translated from the coding sequence ATGGCGAAAGGCGAAAGCGGTGCCGGGAGTGACGTTCCGGCCGGCGGCTTCGTCCAACTGCTGACCCCCGACGGAGACCACGTCGACAGCGTCACCACCGCTGACGGCACGACGTACTCGGTCGACTTCACGGACGAGGAATACCGGGGTCTGTACCGGGACATGGTGACCGTCCGGCGTCTGGACGCCGAGGCCACCGCGTTGCAGCGGCAGGGCGAGCTCGGCATCTGGGCCAGCCTGCTGGGCCAGGAGGCGGCGCAGGTCGGCTCCGGCCGCGCGCTGCGGACACAGGACATGGCCTTCCCGACCTACCGGGAGCACGGCGTCCTCTACTGCCGCGGCATCGACCCGATCATGCCGTTCGGCCTGTTCCGCGGCGTCGACCAGGGCGCCTGGGATCCGAACGAATTCAAGGTCAACATGTACACGATCGTGATCGGGGCGCAGACCCTGCACGCGACCGGGTACGCGATGGGCGTCAACATGGACGGCAGGACCGGCTCCGACGACGGCGAGGCAGTGATCGCCTACTTCGGTGACGGCGCGTCCTCGCAGGGCGACGTGAACGAGGCCTTCATCTGGTCCGCCGTCTTCAACGCCCCGCTCGTGTTCTTCTGCCAGAACAACCAGTACGCGATCTCCGAGCCACTGGAGCGGCAGACCCGGATCCCGCTCTACCAGCGGGCGGCCGGCTTCGGCTTCCCCGGCGTCCGGGTGGACGGCAACGACGTCCTCGCGTCGTACGCGGTGACCCGCCACGCGCTGGACCGCGCCCGCAACGGCGAGGGACCGACCCTGGTCGAGGCCTACACCTACCGGATGGGCGCGCACACCACGACCGACGACCCCACGCGGTACCGGATCGCCAGCGAGGTCGAGTCGTGGAAGGCCAAGGACCCGATCGCCCGGCTCCGCGCGTTCCTCGGCAAGCAGACCATCGCCGACGAGTCGTTCTTCGCCGAGGTCGACGCCCAGGCCAACGAGGTGGCCCTCAACCTGCGCGAGCGGGTGCTCGAGATGCCCGACCCGAAACCGCTGAGCCTCTTCGACAACGTCTATCCCAACGGCTCCCCCCATCTGGAGGCGCAACGCGACGGCATGGCGAAGTACCTGGACTCGTTCGAGGGGAGCGCACACTGA